The following coding sequences are from one Arthrobacter crystallopoietes window:
- a CDS encoding aldo/keto reductase: MEQNRLGQSGLKVPRLSLGTMTWGQETDEESAATMLRSYLDAGGSLLDTAAAYAEGRSEAIIGAFLGELVPRQEVTVVSKAGMVRRDGAREVDTSRGAMLRSLDASLARLGTDYLDVWLAHVWDDNAPLEETLSALEFAVSSGRARYVGVSNYSGWQLARAVSLSAVPLVAVQSEYSLLQRTAEREVIPAARALGTGVMAWSPLGRGVLTGKYRNGTPADSRGASENRAGFVEPYLSGRPARIAEALATAARGLDVQPLELALGWTLEQPGIDTAVIGPRTPDQLEQILKAAPKSIPSEIASALDDISVP; the protein is encoded by the coding sequence ATGGAGCAGAATCGGTTAGGTCAAAGTGGGCTGAAAGTACCGCGCCTGTCGTTAGGCACCATGACATGGGGCCAGGAGACGGACGAAGAGAGCGCGGCAACGATGCTTCGCTCCTATCTGGATGCAGGCGGGTCGCTGCTCGATACTGCGGCTGCTTATGCCGAAGGCCGCAGCGAAGCGATCATCGGTGCGTTTCTGGGCGAGTTGGTCCCTCGGCAGGAAGTAACGGTGGTTTCCAAAGCGGGGATGGTCCGCCGCGACGGCGCAAGGGAAGTGGATACCTCCCGCGGCGCAATGCTGCGTTCTCTCGACGCCAGCCTGGCTCGTCTGGGCACGGACTATCTCGACGTATGGCTGGCGCATGTTTGGGACGACAACGCGCCCTTGGAAGAAACGCTGTCCGCCTTGGAGTTCGCCGTGTCTTCTGGCCGCGCGCGTTACGTAGGAGTTTCCAATTACTCGGGCTGGCAACTGGCCCGTGCCGTGTCGCTCAGTGCCGTCCCGCTGGTGGCCGTACAGTCCGAATACTCGTTGCTCCAGCGCACGGCAGAACGGGAAGTTATCCCGGCGGCGCGGGCATTGGGCACCGGAGTCATGGCCTGGTCCCCCCTTGGCCGCGGTGTGCTGACCGGCAAGTACAGGAACGGCACGCCGGCGGATTCGCGGGGAGCATCCGAAAACAGGGCGGGCTTTGTGGAACCTTATCTTTCCGGAAGGCCCGCCAGGATCGCCGAGGCGCTGGCAACCGCAGCCCGTGGCCTGGATGTGCAGCCGCTTGAGCTGGCACTGGGCTGGACGCTGGAACAACCCGGCATTGACACTGCCGTGATCGGTCCCAGGACACCCGACCAGCTCGAACAGATCCTCAAGGCTGCCCCGAAGAGCATCCCGTCCGAGATCGCTTCTGCGCTCGACGATATCTCGGTACCGTAG
- the arc gene encoding proteasome ATPase: MNEDQNQTNQSAPAGETTELTVAQRQINVLRDKIRNLDKQLASATQNNARLVSMLESAKAEIVRLKDALERDGETPFSFATITQVNRRQHPRTGVTTTATMQESVDIIQSGRKLRVAVSPLINLAQLSPGQEVLLNESLTVIAALGFERAGELVTIKELLGADRALVVGRADEERVVKLSGSLLKVKIRVGDAVSIDARSGYALEKIPRSEVENLILEEVPDISYQDIGGLGPQIDEIRDAVELPFLYPDLYREHGLKAPKGILLYGPPGCGKTLIAKAVANSLAARAIERSGTEETRSYFLNIKGPELLDKYVGETERHIRLIFARAREKASDGSPVVVFFDEMDSLFRTRGTGVSSDVETTIVPQLLSEIDGVEKLENVIVIGASNREDMIDPAILRPGRLDVKIKIQRPDAEAAADIFAKYITTGLPIHVEDLAEHGNDRQATVDAMIQRTVEAMYATEKSTEYLEVTYASGDTEMLYFKDFNSGAVIQNVVDRAKKNAIKDLLTNQQKGLRIEHLLRGVVDEFREHEDMPNTTNPDDWARISGKKGERITYIRTIIQGKAGQEAGKSIETTANTGQYL, encoded by the coding sequence ATGAACGAAGACCAGAACCAGACCAATCAATCGGCACCGGCTGGCGAGACAACCGAGCTGACTGTTGCACAGCGCCAGATCAATGTTCTACGGGACAAGATCCGGAATCTGGACAAGCAGTTGGCATCGGCCACGCAGAACAACGCACGGCTTGTCTCCATGCTGGAGTCTGCGAAGGCCGAAATTGTCCGGCTCAAGGATGCTCTGGAGCGCGACGGCGAGACCCCCTTCAGTTTTGCCACGATCACCCAGGTCAACAGGCGGCAGCACCCACGCACGGGTGTTACGACGACGGCGACCATGCAGGAAAGCGTGGACATCATTCAGTCCGGCCGCAAGCTCCGCGTTGCCGTCAGCCCGCTGATCAACCTCGCGCAGCTGAGCCCGGGGCAGGAAGTGCTCCTGAACGAATCCCTCACCGTCATCGCGGCCCTCGGGTTCGAGCGCGCCGGCGAGCTGGTCACCATCAAGGAACTGCTCGGCGCGGATCGTGCCTTGGTTGTCGGCCGGGCGGACGAGGAGCGGGTGGTCAAACTTTCCGGCTCCCTGCTCAAAGTGAAAATCCGTGTGGGGGACGCTGTATCCATCGACGCGCGCAGCGGCTACGCGCTCGAAAAAATCCCCCGCAGCGAGGTGGAGAACCTCATTCTGGAAGAAGTCCCGGACATTTCGTACCAGGACATCGGCGGGCTCGGGCCGCAAATCGACGAAATTCGCGACGCCGTCGAGCTCCCCTTCCTCTACCCGGATCTCTACCGCGAGCACGGCCTCAAGGCGCCCAAGGGCATCCTGCTTTACGGGCCTCCCGGTTGTGGCAAGACCCTGATCGCCAAGGCCGTGGCGAACTCGCTCGCAGCACGGGCCATCGAGCGCAGCGGCACGGAGGAAACGCGCAGCTACTTCCTGAACATCAAGGGTCCCGAGCTGCTGGACAAGTACGTCGGTGAGACCGAGCGGCACATCCGGCTGATCTTCGCACGGGCCCGGGAGAAGGCTTCCGATGGCAGTCCAGTGGTGGTTTTCTTCGATGAAATGGACTCGCTTTTCCGCACCCGCGGCACCGGTGTATCGTCCGACGTCGAAACGACGATCGTTCCGCAGCTGCTCAGCGAGATAGACGGGGTCGAGAAGCTGGAAAACGTCATTGTCATCGGCGCCTCGAACCGCGAGGACATGATTGACCCGGCCATCCTGCGTCCCGGCCGGCTGGACGTGAAGATCAAGATCCAGCGCCCGGACGCGGAAGCAGCGGCGGACATCTTCGCAAAGTACATCACCACAGGTCTGCCCATCCATGTGGAGGATCTTGCAGAGCATGGCAACGACCGGCAGGCGACGGTGGACGCGATGATCCAGCGCACTGTTGAAGCGATGTACGCCACGGAGAAGTCAACGGAGTATCTGGAAGTCACTTATGCCAGCGGCGACACCGAGATGCTCTATTTCAAGGACTTCAATTCCGGCGCCGTGATCCAGAACGTGGTGGACAGGGCCAAGAAGAACGCCATCAAGGACCTCCTGACCAACCAGCAAAAGGGCCTGCGGATCGAGCATTTGCTCCGTGGCGTGGTGGATGAGTTCCGCGAGCATGAGGACATGCCGAACACGACCAACCCCGATGATTGGGCCAGGATCTCCGGCAAGAAGGGCGAGCGGATCACCTACATCCGTACCATCATCCAGGGCAAGGCCGGTCAGGAAGCCGGAAAGTCTATCGAAACGACAGCGAATACGGGGCAGTATCTGTGA
- a CDS encoding HAD family hydrolase produces MSASPDRLGALSENPTRVQAVLWDMDGTLVDTEPYWIEAETELVLKFGGVWTDELGRGLVGNALPVSAAVLQEAGVDLSVREIIDHLLGAVVAKVRHEIPWRPGARELLKQLNDAGVSTALVTMSETILAEEVVRSLPAGSFRFMITGDMVEHGKPNPEPYQRAFDKLAAADPGLDKSHVVALEDSVPGATSAQAAGLVTVAIPHVVEVPDDPGRYRWESLAGKSLADLDLLLEQDVVNTQGAGRSA; encoded by the coding sequence ATGTCTGCTTCTCCCGACCGCCTTGGTGCGCTGTCTGAAAATCCAACGCGCGTACAGGCTGTTCTCTGGGATATGGACGGAACCCTCGTCGACACCGAACCGTACTGGATCGAAGCCGAAACCGAGCTCGTCCTCAAATTCGGCGGGGTCTGGACTGATGAGCTAGGCCGCGGGCTGGTCGGCAATGCGCTTCCGGTTTCGGCTGCCGTCCTGCAGGAAGCAGGCGTCGACCTGAGCGTCAGGGAGATCATCGACCACTTGCTGGGCGCCGTCGTCGCCAAGGTGCGCCACGAGATTCCATGGCGCCCCGGGGCCAGGGAACTGCTGAAGCAGCTTAACGATGCAGGCGTATCGACAGCGCTCGTGACTATGTCCGAGACCATCCTCGCCGAAGAGGTCGTCCGGTCGCTGCCTGCGGGCAGCTTCCGCTTCATGATCACCGGCGACATGGTGGAACATGGCAAGCCCAATCCGGAACCGTACCAGCGTGCCTTCGACAAGCTGGCGGCAGCTGATCCCGGACTCGATAAGTCACACGTAGTAGCGCTTGAAGACTCTGTGCCGGGGGCCACCTCGGCCCAGGCCGCAGGACTGGTGACCGTGGCCATCCCTCACGTCGTCGAGGTCCCCGATGATCCGGGCCGGTACCGGTGGGAAAGCTTGGCAGGCAAGTCTTTGGCAGACCTGGACCTGTTGCTGGAGCAGGATGTCGTCAACACTCAGGGTGCCGGGAGAAGCGCATGA
- the mshC gene encoding cysteine--1-D-myo-inosityl 2-amino-2-deoxy-alpha-D-glucopyranoside ligase, translating into MFGWNARPVPQLAGGRNTLALFDTAAGEMVQLDPAPTGSLYVCGITPYDATHMGHAATYVSFDLLNRYWRDAGREVQYVQNVTDIDDPLLERANATGVDWEALAKDQTNLFREDMEALNVLPPDHYIGAVESIEWIIPAIEQLISEGLAYRVPGTGGEPDGDVYFDSVAAAGEGWHNGMTSRLTEEEMLPLFAERGGDPERPGKRHPLDALLWRVAREGEPKWPGSSLGEGRPGWHIECSIIARKFLPETFDVQGGGSDLSFPHHEMSAGHAYALTGTELARHFVHAGMVGLDGEKMSKSKGNLVLVSKLRSEGVDPSAIRTVLLGQHYRSDWFWTDDLLQEGTKRLARWRSAAGNSDEESAAALADRIRAALAQDLDAPAALAAVDAWAAAAPGGSSQEESPAGTPVAKVLDALLGIVL; encoded by the coding sequence TTGTTTGGTTGGAATGCGCGCCCAGTGCCTCAGCTCGCCGGAGGCCGCAACACACTGGCCCTCTTTGATACGGCCGCGGGGGAGATGGTCCAACTGGATCCCGCTCCCACCGGTTCGTTGTATGTCTGCGGCATCACCCCCTACGACGCTACCCATATGGGCCACGCCGCCACCTATGTCAGTTTCGACCTGCTGAACCGCTACTGGCGCGACGCCGGCCGGGAAGTCCAGTACGTGCAGAACGTCACTGATATCGACGATCCGCTGCTGGAACGGGCGAACGCCACGGGGGTGGACTGGGAAGCACTGGCCAAGGACCAGACCAACCTCTTCCGCGAAGACATGGAGGCACTGAATGTGCTGCCGCCGGACCACTACATTGGTGCGGTGGAGTCCATCGAATGGATCATTCCGGCAATCGAGCAACTGATCTCCGAGGGGCTGGCCTACCGGGTGCCCGGCACTGGCGGCGAACCGGACGGCGACGTCTACTTCGATTCCGTCGCGGCTGCCGGTGAAGGCTGGCACAACGGCATGACCTCGCGGCTGACCGAGGAGGAAATGCTGCCGCTCTTTGCCGAGCGCGGCGGCGATCCCGAACGACCCGGCAAGCGGCATCCCCTGGACGCACTGCTGTGGCGCGTGGCCCGCGAAGGCGAGCCGAAGTGGCCGGGAAGCTCGCTGGGCGAAGGCAGGCCCGGATGGCACATCGAGTGTTCCATCATCGCCCGGAAGTTCCTGCCGGAAACCTTTGATGTCCAAGGCGGCGGCTCCGACCTGAGCTTCCCGCACCACGAAATGAGCGCCGGGCATGCCTATGCCTTGACCGGAACGGAACTGGCACGCCACTTCGTGCATGCCGGCATGGTGGGCCTGGACGGCGAAAAAATGAGCAAGTCCAAGGGCAACCTGGTGCTCGTGTCGAAGCTTCGCTCGGAGGGCGTGGACCCGTCCGCCATCCGCACCGTGCTGCTGGGCCAGCATTACCGCAGCGACTGGTTCTGGACCGATGACCTGCTGCAGGAAGGAACCAAGCGCCTCGCGCGCTGGCGTTCCGCCGCAGGGAATTCGGACGAGGAATCAGCCGCCGCATTGGCCGACAGGATACGGGCGGCCTTGGCACAGGATCTGGATGCACCCGCGGCGCTGGCCGCCGTGGACGCCTGGGCCGCGGCCGCACCCGGCGGCAGCAGCCAAGAGGAATCGCCCGCCGGAACCCCCGTCGCCAAGGTGCTCGACGCGTTGCTCGGCATCGTCCTTTAG
- a CDS encoding PAC2 family protein: protein MDSNEARGLRRLFPKPEGGDERRLTIMLAAFEGWNDAGEAATDAVKYLSRLWDGVKVASIDPDLYYDFQFTRPLIRRTASGDRRIKWPTTKLTRCSVPDTDIDIVFVHGVEPSYRWRAYTAELLAHATELDVDCLVLVGALLADVPHSRPIPVTVTSEDDTVRESLNTEASQYEGPTGIVGVLAEVASLAGIPTLSLWAAVPHYVGQSPSPKAELAILQGLEDILQVPLDTAVLTEEAEAWERGVNELATEDPEVAAYVRQLEEAKDTADLPEATGESIAREFERYLKKRRKE from the coding sequence ATGGACAGTAATGAGGCTCGGGGCTTGCGGCGCTTGTTCCCGAAGCCGGAGGGCGGAGACGAGCGGCGGCTGACAATTATGCTCGCCGCGTTTGAAGGCTGGAATGATGCCGGCGAGGCGGCAACCGACGCAGTGAAGTACCTCAGCCGGTTGTGGGACGGTGTCAAAGTGGCCAGTATCGACCCCGACCTGTATTACGACTTCCAGTTCACCCGCCCGTTGATCCGGCGTACGGCGTCAGGGGATCGCCGGATCAAATGGCCCACTACCAAGCTGACCCGCTGCAGCGTTCCGGATACGGATATCGACATTGTGTTCGTGCACGGTGTCGAACCGTCATACCGCTGGCGGGCCTACACCGCCGAGTTGCTCGCCCACGCCACTGAACTCGACGTCGATTGCCTGGTGCTGGTCGGGGCGTTGCTGGCCGATGTTCCGCACAGCCGGCCCATTCCGGTGACCGTTACCAGCGAAGACGACACTGTCCGGGAATCCCTGAATACGGAAGCCAGCCAGTACGAGGGTCCGACCGGGATTGTCGGAGTGCTTGCCGAAGTGGCCTCACTGGCGGGAATTCCCACCCTGTCCCTCTGGGCAGCGGTGCCCCATTACGTCGGGCAGTCCCCTTCCCCCAAGGCCGAGCTGGCGATTCTGCAAGGCCTGGAAGATATTCTGCAGGTTCCGCTCGATACCGCCGTGCTGACCGAGGAGGCCGAGGCATGGGAACGCGGTGTCAACGAACTGGCCACGGAGGATCCGGAAGTCGCCGCTTATGTCCGGCAGCTTGAAGAGGCTAAGGACACGGCGGACCTGCCGGAGGCGACCGGCGAATCCATTGCCCGTGAATTCGAGCGCTACCTGAAAAAGCGCCGGAAGGAGTAG
- a CDS encoding undecaprenyl-diphosphate phosphatase, with amino-acid sequence MTWLEAAFLGLIQGLTEFLPISSSAHLRVAGELLPGASDPGAAFTAITQLGTETAVLVYFWKDIVQIVKSWIGSLTGKVPRSDPDARMGWLIIIGSVPIGVLGLLFEDQIEGSFRSLWIVATMLIVFGLFLAIADTIGKQVRTLDKLSYKHGILYGLAQALALIPGVSRSGGTITAGLLMGYTREAAARYAFLLAVPAVFASGLYQLATSWNEPGPYGGGETALATLVAFVVGFVIIGWFLKYVSTRSYKLFVWYRIALGLLLYILLGIGVINA; translated from the coding sequence GTGACTTGGCTAGAAGCGGCCTTTCTGGGACTCATCCAGGGCCTGACCGAATTCCTCCCGATTTCCTCCAGCGCACATCTGCGCGTTGCGGGTGAACTCCTGCCGGGCGCCTCTGACCCCGGCGCCGCGTTTACCGCCATCACGCAGCTTGGCACGGAGACCGCAGTCCTGGTCTATTTCTGGAAAGACATCGTCCAGATCGTGAAGTCCTGGATCGGTTCCCTGACCGGGAAGGTGCCGCGGAGTGATCCGGATGCCCGGATGGGCTGGCTCATCATTATCGGCTCCGTCCCCATCGGTGTGCTCGGCCTGCTCTTCGAGGACCAGATCGAAGGGTCCTTCCGGAGCCTGTGGATCGTGGCGACCATGCTGATCGTCTTCGGGTTGTTCCTGGCCATCGCCGACACAATCGGCAAGCAGGTCCGGACTCTGGATAAGCTCAGTTATAAGCACGGCATCCTGTACGGTCTGGCCCAGGCGCTGGCGCTCATCCCGGGCGTCTCGCGTTCGGGCGGAACCATCACGGCCGGCCTCCTCATGGGCTACACGCGTGAGGCGGCCGCCCGGTATGCGTTCCTGCTGGCGGTTCCGGCGGTATTTGCCAGTGGGCTCTACCAGTTGGCCACCAGCTGGAACGAGCCCGGACCGTACGGTGGTGGCGAAACCGCGCTGGCGACGCTGGTGGCCTTCGTGGTCGGTTTCGTCATCATCGGATGGTTCCTCAAGTACGTCTCAACCCGCAGCTACAAGCTCTTCGTCTGGTACCGGATTGCGCTCGGGTTGCTGCTGTACATCCTGCTTGGTATCGGCGTCATCAACGCCTAG
- a CDS encoding site-2 protease family protein — MSPDTGNSPDTSNSPPESKPPARREGIPLGSIWGVPIVLAYSWFIIAVFIVFAFGPQVSRAIPTLGSASYVVAFGYAVLLLLSVLVHELAHALSARVFGWPTAKIVLNLWGGHTQFENFKATPGKSLIVALSGPAANFALAGFGALLMPVMEANAVAWVLTDIFIWANLLVAVFNILPGLPLDGGRLVESAVWSITGSQEKGTLAAGWAGRIIVILIVVGVIGVPLAMGRQPDLQVVVIMVLVGGFLWMGASASITNAKLRLRLPHVSAGALKQPAISMPASSNVEQVQAVARRAPHAFVILTAATGQPEAIVDGQALEQVPETAAARTPAAAVSRALAPGAYIPEWAAGQELVKYLAGLAGTEYAVTDADGRVTGLLSQSTVVRAITGKAS, encoded by the coding sequence ATGTCGCCGGACACGGGGAACAGCCCGGACACCAGCAACTCCCCGCCTGAATCCAAACCGCCGGCCCGCCGCGAGGGGATCCCGCTGGGCAGCATCTGGGGCGTTCCCATCGTGCTGGCCTATTCCTGGTTCATTATTGCCGTCTTCATCGTTTTCGCCTTCGGGCCCCAGGTCAGCAGGGCCATCCCGACACTTGGCAGCGCATCCTATGTGGTGGCCTTCGGCTATGCCGTCCTGCTGCTGCTCTCCGTCCTCGTCCATGAACTCGCCCACGCCCTCAGCGCGCGCGTCTTCGGCTGGCCGACCGCGAAGATTGTGCTCAACCTTTGGGGCGGCCATACCCAGTTCGAAAATTTCAAGGCCACTCCGGGCAAATCCCTGATAGTTGCCTTGTCCGGCCCCGCAGCCAATTTCGCGTTGGCTGGTTTTGGCGCGCTGCTCATGCCCGTCATGGAGGCCAATGCCGTGGCCTGGGTCCTGACGGACATCTTTATCTGGGCCAACCTGCTCGTTGCGGTCTTCAACATCCTCCCCGGCTTGCCGCTGGACGGTGGCAGATTGGTGGAGTCGGCCGTGTGGAGCATCACGGGCAGTCAGGAAAAGGGCACGTTGGCCGCAGGCTGGGCGGGACGCATCATCGTCATCCTCATCGTGGTTGGCGTCATCGGCGTGCCGCTGGCCATGGGACGCCAGCCCGACCTTCAGGTCGTGGTGATCATGGTTCTGGTGGGTGGGTTCCTCTGGATGGGCGCGAGTGCTTCCATTACCAACGCCAAGTTGCGGCTGCGGCTGCCGCACGTCAGTGCCGGCGCTCTCAAACAGCCCGCCATCAGCATGCCCGCCAGCTCTAATGTGGAGCAGGTGCAGGCCGTAGCACGCAGGGCCCCGCACGCATTCGTGATCCTGACAGCCGCCACCGGCCAGCCCGAGGCGATTGTCGACGGCCAGGCGCTTGAACAGGTTCCCGAAACTGCAGCTGCCCGCACACCGGCGGCCGCCGTAAGCCGTGCCCTCGCCCCCGGCGCCTACATACCGGAATGGGCTGCCGGACAGGAATTGGTGAAGTACCTCGCGGGGCTTGCCGGAACCGAGTATGCGGTCACCGACGCTGACGGACGGGTTACGGGACTGCTCAGCCAATCAACTGTTGTACGGGCCATCACCGGCAAAGCCTCATAG
- a CDS encoding tRNA (adenine-N1)-methyltransferase, whose protein sequence is MSSPTTPHGADQRRGPFRSGERVQLTDEKGRMNTITLTPGGAFHTHKGFLTHDVLIGQPEGCVVSNDTGHKYQALRPLLSDFVLSMPRGAAVVYPKDAGQIVTMADIFPGARVVEAGVGSGALSISLLRAVGDQGYLHSFERREEFADIARGNVETIFGGPHPAWQISLGDFQDEVVKQEAPGSVDRVVLDMLAPWECLDAVATVLAPGGVWISYVATVTQLSRTAEAIRADGRFTEPDGWESMVRGWHLEGLAVRPDHRMVAHTGFLLTARRLADGVTGLTPKRRASKSEFSAADLKTWAPDDEHWDTEALGERAVSDKRLRRAAKDAASTVQRGAFKNTDQPDSAGGQVTDQ, encoded by the coding sequence ATGAGTTCACCGACCACACCGCATGGAGCAGACCAGCGCCGCGGCCCGTTCCGTTCCGGAGAGCGCGTCCAGCTCACGGACGAAAAGGGCCGGATGAACACCATTACGCTGACCCCCGGCGGCGCCTTCCACACCCATAAGGGCTTCCTGACGCACGATGTCCTGATCGGCCAGCCGGAAGGCTGCGTGGTCAGCAATGACACCGGCCATAAGTACCAGGCCCTGCGGCCTCTGCTCTCGGATTTCGTCCTGTCCATGCCGCGCGGCGCCGCCGTCGTATATCCCAAAGACGCCGGTCAGATTGTGACCATGGCCGATATTTTTCCGGGCGCCCGGGTGGTTGAAGCCGGAGTGGGCTCCGGCGCACTGAGCATCTCGCTGTTGCGCGCCGTGGGCGACCAGGGCTACCTCCATTCGTTTGAACGGCGCGAGGAATTCGCCGACATCGCGAGGGGAAATGTCGAAACCATTTTCGGCGGGCCGCATCCAGCCTGGCAGATCTCGCTGGGCGACTTCCAGGACGAAGTGGTCAAGCAGGAGGCCCCGGGCAGTGTGGACCGAGTGGTGCTGGACATGCTCGCCCCGTGGGAATGTCTGGACGCCGTTGCAACCGTGCTGGCTCCGGGCGGGGTGTGGATCAGCTACGTCGCCACTGTTACGCAGCTGTCGCGGACGGCGGAAGCGATCCGGGCCGACGGCCGCTTCACCGAACCCGACGGCTGGGAGTCGATGGTGCGCGGCTGGCATTTGGAAGGGCTGGCCGTTCGCCCGGACCACCGGATGGTCGCCCACACCGGCTTCCTGCTCACCGCCCGCCGGCTGGCCGACGGCGTCACCGGACTGACTCCGAAGCGCCGCGCCTCCAAGTCGGAGTTCTCGGCAGCGGACCTGAAAACCTGGGCGCCTGATGACGAGCATTGGGATACGGAGGCGCTGGGGGAGCGGGCAGTGTCGGACAAAAGGCTCAGACGTGCTGCCAAGGACGCCGCGTCCACGGTGCAGCGCGGGGCTTTCAAAAATACCGACCAGCCCGACAGCGCCGGCGGACAGGTTACAGACCAGTAA
- a CDS encoding acyl-CoA dehydrogenase family protein, translating to MTKTAEELLPETMLATFRSRAAGYDEANSFCHEDFADLQAADYLKMLVPDVDGGLGYGLRQASLAQLRLASAAPATALAVNMHLVWTGVAQVMRARGDRSLDFVLEEASRGEIFGFGVSEAGNDHVLFDSTTVAAPQDDGGYSFTGTKVFTSLSPVWTRLGTFGRDDDGDEPQLVWAFIDREAPGYRIKDDWNTLGMRASQSNTTVLDGVRARPERVFRKLPVGPNPDPLIFGIFSCFEILLASVYAGIGARGVELAVENVRRRTSLKTGRSYAQDPDIRWRIADAAIEMDGLYPQLESIARDVDTLVDHGPMWFPKLASVKVRATETAKRVVEHAVRVSGGGGYYRGSELERLYRDVLAGLYHPSDDESAHGTVANAWLGPIED from the coding sequence ATGACCAAGACAGCCGAAGAGCTGCTGCCGGAGACGATGCTCGCCACATTCCGCTCCCGGGCGGCCGGCTATGACGAGGCCAACTCCTTCTGCCACGAGGACTTCGCTGATCTTCAGGCCGCGGACTATTTGAAGATGCTTGTGCCGGATGTCGACGGCGGGCTCGGCTACGGCCTGCGGCAGGCCTCCCTGGCCCAGCTCCGGCTGGCCAGTGCGGCCCCGGCCACGGCATTGGCTGTCAACATGCACCTGGTCTGGACAGGCGTCGCCCAGGTGATGCGGGCCCGCGGGGACCGGAGCCTGGACTTCGTGCTCGAAGAAGCAAGCCGGGGTGAGATTTTCGGATTCGGCGTATCCGAAGCCGGAAACGATCACGTGCTGTTCGACTCCACCACCGTCGCTGCGCCACAGGACGACGGCGGCTACTCCTTCACGGGAACCAAGGTTTTCACCAGCCTCTCGCCCGTATGGACGAGGCTGGGAACTTTCGGGCGCGACGACGACGGCGACGAACCACAGCTGGTCTGGGCCTTCATCGACCGCGAAGCACCCGGCTACCGCATCAAGGACGACTGGAACACGCTTGGCATGCGGGCCAGCCAGTCGAATACGACGGTGTTGGACGGCGTACGCGCCCGACCCGAACGGGTCTTCCGGAAGCTGCCGGTCGGGCCGAACCCGGACCCGCTGATCTTCGGCATCTTCAGTTGCTTCGAAATCCTGCTGGCCTCCGTCTACGCCGGCATCGGGGCGCGAGGGGTGGAGCTGGCGGTGGAGAACGTCCGCCGGCGGACATCCCTGAAGACCGGCAGGAGCTACGCGCAGGATCCGGACATCCGCTGGCGCATAGCCGATGCTGCGATCGAAATGGACGGGCTCTACCCGCAGCTGGAATCCATCGCCCGGGATGTAGACACTCTCGTCGACCACGGACCGATGTGGTTCCCCAAACTGGCGTCCGTCAAGGTTAGGGCGACCGAAACGGCGAAGCGCGTCGTCGAGCACGCGGTAAGGGTCTCCGGGGGCGGCGGGTACTACCGCGGCAGCGAGCTGGAGCGCTTGTACCGGGATGTGCTGGCCGGGCTTTACCACCCCTCGGACGACGAATCAGCGCACGGCACAGTGGCCAACGCCTGGCTTGGCCCTATCGAGGACTAG
- a CDS encoding DUF5703 family protein: MREQISTGSIQRERDHLRQYEYLVLTVNKGESVKEARRALAEHAEYGKWDLIRTRFYMGGSRKYWMRRKVLRVEATV, encoded by the coding sequence ATGAGAGAACAAATTAGCACCGGCTCCATCCAGCGCGAACGCGACCACCTCCGCCAGTACGAATATCTTGTGCTGACGGTCAATAAGGGCGAATCTGTCAAGGAGGCCCGCCGGGCGCTGGCTGAGCACGCCGAATACGGCAAGTGGGACCTGATCCGGACCCGCTTCTACATGGGCGGCAGCCGCAAGTACTGGATGCGCCGGAAAGTCCTGCGCGTCGAGGCCACCGTCTGA